The Impatiens glandulifera chromosome 3, dImpGla2.1, whole genome shotgun sequence genome contains a region encoding:
- the LOC124931878 gene encoding ubiquitin-conjugating enzyme E2 10 gives MASKRILKELKDLQKDPPTSCSAGPVAEDMFHWQATIMGPPDSPYAGGVFLVTIHFPPDYPFKPPKVAFRTKVFHPNINSNGSICLDILKEQWSPALTISKVLLSICSLLTDPNPDDPLVPEIAHMYKTDRNKYETTARSWTQKYAMG, from the exons ATGGCTTCGAAGCGGATCTTGAAAGAACTCAAGGATCTACAGAAAGATCCTCCTACTTCTTGCAGCGCAG gCCCTGTTGCTGAAGACATGTTTCATTGGCAAGCAACAATTATGGGTCCTCCAGACAGTCCTTATGCTGGTGGAGTATTTCTAGTTACCATTCATTTTCCTCCAGATTATCCATTTAAACCTCCCAAG GTTGCATTCAGAACAAAGGTTTTTCATCCTAATATCAACAGCAATGGCAGTATTTGTCTTGATATTTTGAAGGAACAGTGGAGTCCTGCTCTTACTATCTCCAag GTTTTGCTTTCAATCTGTTCGCTGTTAACAGATCCAAATCCTGATGATCCATTGGTGCCTGAAATAGCTCACATGTACAAGACAGACAGAAACAAGTATGAGACAACTGCGAGGAGCTGGACTCAGAAGTATGCAATGGGTTAG